Part of the Terriglobia bacterium genome is shown below.
AATCAGCCTAAACCCCATGCTAGTGCTGGGTGCCCGACACTGGTCGTCGTGGCTGGCGCAATCTGATCGCGGACACTACCCCTGCCACTCCAACCATGATGATTGAGGCCTCTCTCGATACCTGACCGGAGTAGTTATGCACCGTGAACTGCCATTGCGTCGTGAGAAACGCCAATAGGCAGACAGGCAGAGCAATCGCGCAACCGGCTATCCCTATTTTGGCGCTGAGTCTGGGTTTCAAGAAAGCAACCAGGGTCGCAACGACGAGCAGCAGGACCGCAGCAACCATAGGATATAATACTATGGGAATGTTGCGATCTGCGGCCTCATAGACAATTTCCGTGTAGAGAGCCCAATCTCCGAGAAACAGAGCCGTAACGAAATAGACAAGCCCGACTCCTAAGCGAAGCTGCCAAGGCGTCGGAATTCCAGGTTCGCCAGCTGCAGTCGTTAGTAACACATGAACCTCCTGACAAACGAGTCTTGCTTCAGACCTTGATTGCTGGTCGGATTGCTAGGATCGAACCCCGAAAGACGAAAACCGTAGTCGGTCAGCGTCACTGTACCTCGGATGAAGGTCTGTTTCTGCTCCAAAGTCCAGAAGTACGGTGGAACATCCGCTGCGGAGGCTAGTTTGAAGTTAGGAGTTCCTGCGTTGGGTTGTACAACGATACCGACGTGTCCAGTGCCGTCCGGCCCACCGGGGGGGTATCCCGTAGCCAGTATATCCCCTGGGCGCGCGTCATCTGGGCCCGCAGCCACAGTTTTCCAGCACCCAGCGCTCCTGGTAGGATTAGCCCAATCGGCAGCGAGAAAATTGATAGTCCTGCTCAGGCCGAAACGGTTGGTGAACGTCCTTGTCGGAGGAGGCTCTTGAAGCATCGTCGCATCTGAAGCCTCTTGTAAAACATCTGCGACGAACTTATTGCAGGTGACTGGGGGATTCGGAAAACCCTCTTTCCATCGGACGCCGTTTCCAACGTAGCCTTTCGCAAGGCTTGCGACTTCTGAGCGGTAAATGGATCCCAGGCTCGGGACAGCGGTTCCGGCCTCGCGTGGGAATCGAGTGACCCGACAATCGTGGGCATATCCGCTGATAACCCGCCCGTCATCACGGCGAAGGCTGTCGGGCACGTTACCATCACCGCGGCCGACGGCACCGCCGACGTAACCGTATATCCTGGACCATACTTGCCGATCGGCACAGTAAAGTGGTCCCAACCCGGGGACGGATCTGGAGTGTACTGGATTCTGCCTGCGGTGCCGTCAGAGCAGGGCGTCGCCGACTGCATGAACCCAAACAGCTTCGCAGCGCTGCCGACTAGTTGGGAGATCGCTCACCCCTAATCCACGCCGAACGTCCTCATCTCCGGCTCGCCCGGTTGCGTCCCGCGTCTGCGGAAGATCTGGATCATGGCATCCACAACGTCCGCGTCGTACTCGATGCCGGCGCGCTGGGAAATCCGCTCCATCGCTTCCGATGGCGAGATGCGCGCGTTCTTGGCGCTGGTCAGCGAATCGTATACGTCCGACACCAGCAGAATGCGCGCCTCCAGCGGCGCGTTCGGCAAAAGTTGCGATTGCTCTGCCTTCTCCATCAGCGCATGATGTGCCAGCAACGTGGGGATAATTCGCCACAGGGCTCCGCCTTTGGCCGGCGGCAGCTTTCGTCCTTGCGCCAGACTCGCCTGGATCTGGTCCAGTTCCGCGGGGGTCATGTTCGCAGCCTGATACAGCATCTCGTTGGAGATCCCAACTTTGTCGATTTCGTGCAGCAGCGCGGCTGCGCGCACGTCCTCCACCCGTTGTGAGCCCAGTTCCATCTGCTCGGCGATCTTGCTCGCCGTTAGCGATACGCGGAACGGGTGGTTCTGGCTGTACTTGTTGTCCGACGCGATGTGCTGCAGGATCATCAAAATGCCTTCATAGCTTTGCCGCAATTCCCGCAGGTGCTCTTCCTTGCGGTCATAGAGCGTGCCCATCAGGTAGGCGATCACCAGCAGTGTTCCGCCCCACACCATGAAATCGAACCACGGCTCCTCGGCGATGAAATCGAAGCTCTTTCCCAGCACGATGGGATTGACGTAAGCGAGCGCCAGGATCAGGAACACGCTGGCCAAGGCGGTCAGAACCGCATGCCGCCGGCCGTAGTAATAGGCCGAGAAGATCGTGGGCAGCACGTAGACGCCGAGCAGCATGCGGTGCTCCGCTACCATCAAATTCAGTAACAGCGCGATCGCAAACATCGCCAGCAGCAGCCAAAGCTCTCGGTTTACCGACCCCAGCCCGCGCTTCCGTACCTTTCTCTTATGAGACGAATCCGCTCCACCGCCGATCGCCGGATTCGCCACCGTTTCGATCGAAGACATACTCCTGCACCTCTAGGCAGTCGCTCATTTCGCTCGCGGATGAGTTGCATCGTACACCTGAATCACATGCTTCATGGACAATTGCGTGTATCGTTGGGTCGTGGCCAATCGTTCATGTCCCAGCATCTCCTGAATGGCCCGCAGGTCGGCACCTTCCTCCAGCAGGTGCGTGCCAAAGGCGTGCCGTAGCGTGTGGGGATGCAGGTCCGGCGGAAGCCCCCGCGCCACCGCGACACTCTTTACGATCCGCCCCACACTGCGCGTCGTCAGCCGTCCGCCGCGGCGGTTCACCAGCAGCGCCGGCGACGACTTCTTCCGCGCTTTCAATACCGCCTCCCGTGCCGGCAGGTACGCCGAAATCGCGGCGCCCGCCGACTCGCCGAAGGGCACCACTCTTTGCTTGCTACCCTTGCCGCGCACCAGGATGACGCCGTTCGACCAGTGAATGTCGGCAAGGTTCATGCCCACCAGTTCCGAGTTCCGCAACCCGCAACCGTACAGCAGTTCCAGGATCGCGCGATCGCGCTCCGGGAACGCCGCCGCGTCCGGCATCCCACCGTCCAGCACGGTATTGATCTCCTCGATCGTCGGCACGCGCGGCAGTTTCTTCGCAAGCCGTGGCGTTGCCACCAGTGCCGCTGGATTCTGCTCGACAATGCCCTCGCGAGCCAGCCAGCGGTACAACGAGCGCACCGCGGCCAGCGCCCGCGCCACCGAGGTCTTGCTCAGTCCTCGTTCGTACAGATGCGACAGGAAACCGCGGATGCGCACGTGATCGATGGCGCCCCAAGTCGCCTCGCCGGCGTACTGTGCAAACTCGCCCAGGTCGCGCGCGTAGGCGTGGATGGTGTGAAGCGAAGCATTGCGCTCGCGCAGGCTGCGCAGGAAATTTGCGACGCCCTTCTCGACCGCGGTCTTCGCGACCCGTCCGTCCTGTCCTCTCTGCGCGCTCAATCTGCTAACTCCCAACTACCAACTCCTTCTCTTCGCCCGTGGATGATGCTGCATGAACACCGTCTTCAGCCGGTCAATCGCGACGTGGGTGTACACCTGCGTCGTCGAGATATCCGCGTGACCGAGGATGGTTTGCACCGTGCGCAGGTCGGCGCCGTTTTCCACCATGTGCGTCGCGCAACTGTGGCGCAGCATGTGCGGCGACGCCGCCCGTCCGCTCGCCTGCGACGCCGCGCGCACGATTTGCCACACGCGCTGCCGCGTCAGGCGCCGTGCCCCTCGCGCGATGAACAGAAGGGGTGAACTTCGCTGTCCCGCCAACACCGATCTCGGTCCGGCCAGATAGTGCTGCAAAGCTTCCACCGCCGCGCGCCCCAGCGGCACGATGCGCTCCTTGTCCCCCTTGCCGCGCACCAGCACGCATCCCTGTTCGTTCTTCAGATCATTCAGGCCAACGCCGACCGCCTCGCTGACGCGCAGCGCCCCGGCGTACAGCATCTCCAGCATTGCCCGGTCGCGCGCCGCGATCGCCGTTCGACTCGGGTTCGTGTGGCATGGGTCTCCAACCTGTGGTGCCTTTGGGGTCAGCAAGCTTTCCGTTTCCGCCCACGACAGCGCTTTCGGCAGCACCTTCCACTGCCGCGGCGTGTCAATGTTCAACGTGGGATCGTGCTCGATCATCCGGTCGAGCAACAGGTACTTGTAGAACTGCCGCAGCGCGGAGAGCTTGCGCGCCACCGAGCGTCCGTCCGCCTGCTGCGAGAACAGGCGGCCGAGAAAGTCGCGGACGTCCTGCCGCCGGGCGCGCAGCAGCGCACGCGCCGGCTTCGGCCGCTGCAGAAAGTCGGAAAACTGCTTCAGGTCGCGGACATAGGCTTCCACCGACAGCCGCGCCAGCCCCTTCTCGATCTTCAGGTAGTCGACAAACCCGGAGAGCACTCGCTCGTTGAGCGCAGAAATAGCCACGCCGCGATTATGTCCGATAAGTTTCCACTGGCGCGATACTCAGGTGGGTTCCCGTCGTATGTCAGTGGTGCTGGTTCACCGCGACCGGAGACAGTAGAGCTAAGCGGCAGCGCTTGATCCACCGGCGACCGCCTCCAGCAGTTCTCGCGCATACAGCGGGCTGTCTGGGCGCTCCTCGTGCTTGAAGAAGGCGTAGATCTCGCCGACTTGGTTCAGGCGCTTACGCATCGCCGTCGCGATCTGCTGCCGCTCTGTCTTCAAGTATTCCGGCTTCCGCAAGCGGAAGTAGGCGAAGTCAGCGGTAAACCTTTCAGGCGACGCCAATTTATCGCTTTCCGCGATGCACAGCGCAGCGTTGTGTCGCTCCAAGACCGCAAATACGTCAGCGTTGAACCAGGATGCATGGCGAAACTCGAACGCCACGCGCAGCCGGCGTGGCGCCAGCTCGAGAAACGAGTTTAGCAAGTGCGCATCAGCCTTGAGGTCCGGCGGTAACTGGAACAGGACCGGCCCCAGACGTTCGGCCTGCGCCAACGGCTGTATCGAATCCACGAAGCGCTGCAACGGCTCTTGCGCATTTTTGAGCCGGCGGAAATGGGTGATCGCCTGGTGCGCCTTGAGCGCGAAGCGGAAATGCTGCGGGGTTTGCGCCATCCACGAGGCGATGATCTTTTCGTTCAGCATGCGCCGAAAGCTGTAGTTGACCTCGACCGCATTCAACTGCGTGGAATAAAACTTGAGGAAATCTTTTTGCGGCAGCTTGGGGGGATAGAAGTCTGGCTTCCACACCGCGTACGCCCACCCCGATGTGCCCGCGTAGAACTTGCTGGAACCGGTTTCCATGTTCCTGCTTCCGGAATCTCGACGCGCCACTTACAGCCCCAGGTAAGCGCTCCGGACCTCGTCCATGTTCTCCACTTGCTGTGCCGGCCCTTCCAGCCGCACCCGGCCTTCGGCCATGACGTAGGCGTAATCGGCGAGCGCCAGCGCCAGGTGAACGTTCTGCTCCACCAGCACGATGGTGATCCCCTCCTGCTTCAGCTTCTTCAACGTAAGGAAAAGCTGCTGCGCCAGCAAGGGGGACAAGCCGAGCGACAGCTCGTCAATCATGAGCACCAGTGGCTCCTGCATCAGCCCGCGGCCCACCGCCAACATCTGCTGCTCACCGCCCGACAGGGTTCCGGCCAGTTGGCGCTTGCGCTCCTGCAGCCGTGGGAACAGTGTGTACACGCGATCGAGGTTCTTGGGGACATTTTTCCGTGTGCGCGGCGGGTACGCGCCCATTTGCAGGTTCTCCTCGACCGTCATATCGCTGAACAGTTGCCGCCCTTCGGGCACCAGCACCAAACCCCTCTGCGCCTTGGCATGCATGGACAGGCGCGTGACATCCTGGCCATCCAGCATCACCCGTCCCTTCCACGGCTTCAGCCAATGCATGATGGTGCGCAGCGTGGTGGACTTGCCCGCTCCATTGGCGCCCAGGATGGTGGTTAACTGCCCGGTACGCACCCTGAGTGACACACCCCACAGCACCTGCACCTCGCCGTAACCGGACTCGAGGCTCTCGATTTCGAGGGCAACATCCGTCATTGCACCTCCCGCAACTTGTCGGCGATGTCGGCGCTGCCCAGGTAGGCTTCGATGACCGCCGGATCGCGCACCACCTCGTCCGGCTTGCCCTCGGCAATCTTCAGGCCGAAATTCAGGACCATCACGCGGTCGGAAACGGCCATCACCGCGTGCATCAAGTGCTCGATCATGATGATGGAAACTCCTTGATCGCGGATGGCCCGGATCAGTTCCAGCATCTTCGCGACCTCGGTGGGATTCAGCCCTGCCAGCACCTCATCCAGCAGCAGCAGCCTGGGTTTGGCGGCCAGCGCACGCGCCACTTCCAGCCGCTTCTTCCCCGCAATGGTCAGATGCTTCGCCAGGATGTTGGCGCGGTCGGCCATGTGTACCCGCTCCAGCACCTTCAGTGCGATCTCGCGCGCCGCGCGCAGACCCAGATATTCTCTCCCGAAGCAGGCGCCGACGGTGACATTGTCGAGCACGGTCATTTCGTTCAGCGGCTTGACGATCTGGTGGGTGCGCGCCATGCCGTTGTGCACCAGCTTATTGGAAGGCCATCCGGTAATGTCCTGTCCGGCGAAGATGAAGGTTCCGCCGTCGGGCTTGTACACCCCATTCACGACGTTGAACAGCGTCGTCTTCCCGGCGCCATTGGGGCCGATCAGGCCGAGGATCTCGCCTTCGTTCAAAACGAAGCTCACATCGGAGACTGCCAGCAGTCCGCCGAAGCGCTTGGTGACCGCCTTGCCTTCCAGCAGCGCGCTCATTCGAGCACCTTCCGTGCCCGTGGTACGAGTTTGTACAGCCAACCGATCAGCCCACCCGGCGCAAACAGGATTACCAGCAGCAGCAAGCCGCCGGCAATAACCAGGTGGAAGTTGGAAAGCTTGGGCGAGGTCAGCAGCGACGACCGCAGTTGTTCATACAGCCCCGCTCCCAGCGCCGCGCCCACGACCGTGCCCTGACCGCCCAGCATCATCATCACGATCGCCTCGATCGAGGCAATGAGCTCGAAGGCCCCCAGGGGATCGATCATGCCGTTCTTGAAGAACATTAGCGCGCCCGCCACCGCCGGCAGAAATGCCGACACGCTGTAGACGATGGCCTTGTACACGGTGGTGTTGACCCCCAGCACCACCGCCGCGTCTTCATCCTCGCGGATGGCAAACAAGCCCAAGCCAAATTTCGAGATTTTGATGCCCAGGCTCAGAATTAGCGACAGCGCCATCACGCCGACGACCAGGTAATAGGTAATCCAGAGGGCCCGCATGGCGCCGCCCAGCGGTGCATACACCTCGAAAGAAACATACATGCCGGTGGAACGGCCCCACGGGTCGAAATTGGAGACGAAGGACTGCACCGCCTGCAAAATACCGATGGTGGCGAGTGCAAAGTATGCTCCGCGCAATCGCAAGATAGCCAGGCCGAACAGCAGGGCGAAGATCATGACCACTACGCCCGCCGCCAGCGACGCCCAGATCAGGGGCCAGCCCTTCACCGTCACCAGGTACAGCCCGATGTATCCGCCCAGCCCGTAGAACACGATGTTGCCGAAGTTGACGTACCCGGTGTAACCGATCATCAGGTTGAGGTTGCTGGCCAGGATGATGGCCACGGCCACCAGCAGAAGGTCCTCGCGCAGGGGGACGTTATTGGTTCGCACCGGGATGGCGATGAACAGCGCCGCAGTAATCAGGATCAGATAGAACAACGGCCGGCGAACAATCACGCGTTTTTCCTCGCGAAGATCCCGCGCGGGAAGAAGATCAGTACCACGACGAACAGCGCGAACTCGATCAGCGGCACCCAACTAACCGCGATAAACGGTGTCACCAGTCCTTCCAGCAACCCCAGCAGCACACCGGCGACCAGCGCGCCCACCGGTTTGCCCAGCCCCGCCAATACGGTCACCACGAAGCTCTTCAGCTCGTAAACCCCGCCGGAAAGAATAGTGAAGGGAAACAAAGTGGAGACCAGGGCGCCCGACGACGCCGCCAGCGCGATGCCGATGCCGAAGGCGGTGGCGAGCACCGCCGTGGAGGAGATGCCCATCAACTCGGCGGCATCGCGGTTTTGTGCGACGGCGCGAATGGCTTTACCGATCCGGGTGCGGAACAGAAACAGCTCCAACGCCAGCGCTACCACGATGGCCGAAATCGCCGCCGCGATGTGGTTGCCGGTGAACGTGTACGCGCCAACGGTGATGCCTGGCAGGCTGAAGTTGACGTTGTAAGGGCTGGTGCTCCAGATGATGGTGCCGATGCCGATCACCATCATATTGACGGAGAAGGTGGCCAGCAGGCTCATCAGCACCGGCCGTCCTACCACCCAGTGCACCGACATCCAATACACGATCACTCCGAGGACCAGTCCTCCAACGATGACCGGCAACAGCAGGAGGTATGCATTGGTGGAGATCGCGGTAAACAGCATGTACATGCCGAACATACCCAACGCAATCATGGAGCCATGGGTGAGATTGATGACGTCCATCACGCCCCAGATCAAGCTCAAACCCATGGCCGCCAGGCCGTAGACCGAGCCGACCAGCACGCCATCAATCATTGAGGCCAAAATGCCGCCCATGCTCTACCTCTTGATGCCGGAATGGGCCAGCAGCAAGCGGCTATCCGCGGTTTGCCGCTGGCCAGAGCGTTTCAGTGAATGGGATAGACGTGGTTGGCGCTCTTGTTGGCGAGCGGCCAGATGACCTGCTTGATCAGCTTCCCGGATTTGTCCTTCTGCCACTGAGCGATGACCATGGTGTGCCCGATTTGCAGGCCATGCTCACTGGGCGTGGTGGAGAACTTGGTGCGCCCGTAAAAGGTGATCGCATCCAGCCCGTTCAGCGCCCCGGCGACCTTCGCCGAGTCAATGCTCCCTGCCTGCTCGATGGCGTGCTGCAGGACCAGGCCGGCGGCGTAGCCACCCGCCGACTCATAGCTGGGCTCGGTGTTGTATTTCGCCGTATACGCTTTATTGAAATCCGCCACCGTCGGTCCGAACTGCGGCTTCACCGACAACTGCGGCTCCCATTGCGACGGAACGCTGACGCCGATCGCGGCATCGCCCAGCTCCGACCATTTCGGGCTGTCCGGCGCCACCAGCAGCGTGACCATGTTCATCTTCGCCTTGCGGGCGAACAGCTGCCTTGCCAGCGTGGAACCGTCGGCGTAATGCCCTCCGCCCATCAGGACCTTCGCCTTCGATGCCGTGACCTTGTCCAGAATGGCGCTGAAGTCGGTGGTGTTGGGAGCGTACGCTTCGCTGAACACCACGTCGAATCCTTGCTGCTGGGCGTACGGCTTGGCCGGATTCACGACCGCCACGGAAAAGGCCGCGTCCTCGTACACGAACGCGACGGTCGCCTTGGGGTCCTTGGCCTTGAGGGCATCAATCGCCGTCTCCAGGTATTGCGCCGCCGGCGCAAACATCTGGAACAGGTACTTGTTGCCCTGTTTGTAGGTCTTCTCGTCGGCTGCGCCCGTCGTGAGCATCACTTTCCCGTACTGCTCCGAAACGATGGACGCGCTGGTCGTCAAGGGGGAGGAGTAGGGGCTGAACAGGAAGTCGGCCTTGTCTTCCAGGATCAAACGCGAGTAAAGCTGCTGCACGCGTTTGGATTGCGATTCGTCATCGTAACTAGCGAACTTGACCTGGTAGCTCTTCCCGCCCGCCTTGATACCGCCAGCGGCGTTCACCTGGTCGCGCCAGAGTTCAAAGCCGTTGTATTGCTCCAGGGAATCGACGTTGAGGGCTCCGGTCTTGGATACCGTGAACCCGATGGTGATGGTTTGCTGCGCCTGAACCGCCAGGCAGAACGCAAAAAACAATAGCAAAAGGCAAACGCCAGTGCGTTTCACAATAGGACCTCCAAATAGGCGTATTGGTGCGTTTGGCTTTATACCACGAGCGAGCGCCGTGGTGCAGGGTTAGTGTGGCCGGCCAGCGTGGCTCAGCTCAATAGGCAGGGTGATCAGAAAGCACGATTATTCACTTGACACAAATACGGCCTCGGTGTAGCATGTGGGGCATGCTGAAAACGGCACTAATCACATTGGCTTGCGCAATCGCCGTGATGTTGTTGACCAAGGTGATGTTCGATCTGCGCAAAGGCGGTCCAAAATGAACATCCGCGAAGCAACCGCGAAATTCAAGACGGACGACGATTGCTTGACCTACATCGAGCAAATGCGCTGGCCTGATGGCACCGTGCGCTGCCCAACATGCGGCGATCATAACGTCGAGAAGTATGAACGCCCTGTGACCAATCCTGATCGCCGCCGCTCTAAGACCCGCTCCGAAGACAAGACCAATCGCCGGAAGTGGTTTTACATTTGCCGCAACTCCGATTGCCGTGAGCAGTTCTCGCCAACGTCGGGCACGCTATTTGCTGACACACATCTGCCGCTGATAGTTTGGTTCCACGCCATTGCAATCATGCTAAACGCGAAGAGGGGTATCAGCGCGATGCAACTCCAGCGCGACCTGGGCATCGGCGGTTACAAGACCGCCTGGTATCTGAATCATCGAATCCGTGAGGCCATGCAGGAATCGAATCCTGAACAGCTCGGCGGCACGGTAGAAATCGACGAGACGTACATTGGCGGCCGAATCAAGGGCAAGGGAGTTAGCTACGCGAAGGCGCAGAAGCAGGTTGTCAGGGGCGCTGTGCAGCGTGGCGGCCAGGCTCGGTTTCGGCACGTTTCCAATGCCCAGATAGAGACGATTCGCGGATTCGTCACCGCTCACATTAGCCCCGAAACTGAGAACGTCTATACCGACCAACGCGGCGTTTACCCTTCGGCACTTGCGCCGCAGTTCACAAACCGTCACCAGACCGTGAACTACATCATCGCCGAGTACGCGCGGGGAGACATGACGGCCAACAGCGTCGAATCCGCGTTTTCATTGCGCAAGCGTGGCGTGACAGGCTAGTTCCACAAACTCTAAGTCAGGCACCTGCATCGCTATCTGCGGAAACATCGGCACAACGATGCTGACCCCTTCATTGAGACAGTGCGGCGGCTCTGCGGCTTCGCGCCTCTGACGATTACCGCGCTGACTTCCGAGAAAGCTTAGGCTTCGCCTGGGCCTTCTTGCCAGCCTTTATCTCCGCCGTTTTCTGCGGTGGAGTGTGCAGCATCCGCGATAGAACGGCGTCGAATTGACCCTTATCGGCTTTCATGTTTTTCCCGGACCCACGTCCATTGGCAGTGCTCAAAAAATGTGCGGCGGTCCTTGTTGAGAATGGCTGCTGCCGCGCGCTGATTCGCCGGTTCTGCAACTACTTCGGCTCCGCCACATTCGGCACCGTGTACACCATCCGCAGCGCCGCCTGGTATTCGTCAAACAAGCCGCGGATGGTGTCGAACTCGCGCTTCACCGCCGTCCGGTAATCCGGGTGCGTGGCAAAGTCGAACAAGACCGCCGTCATGGTTTCCGCATCCACCACGAACCCGTGATGCCCGATCTCCTGCAGCGCATCAGCTTCCATTTCATAGGTGTGGTTGGACGAATTCGAGGTTTGCGTCGTCACCTCCACCCCCGGTACCGCGCTCGACAGGCTGCCCGTCTCCTCGTACCCTTCCGGCTTCTCCGGTTCGGGAGTCACCGCGGTTGCTCCGTACTTGACCATGTAGGCAAAGGCAAGCTCCGACAATGTCGCCACCGAAATGCCGTCGCGCGAATGGCCGTAGTCTTCAATCTTCACTTTTGTCCCGGTGGCCAGCGCTGCGCCACGCGCCGCATCGTCCACCATCCTCTTGACCTGCGCGACGTACACCGCATCCGGATAGCGCACCCAGATGTCGGCGACGGCGCGATCCGGCGTCACGTTGGGCGCCGCGCCGCCTTCGGTAATAATCCCCTGGATCCGCGTCTCCGGCCGCACGCTCGAGCGGATAGCATCGATGTTGTTGAATAGGTGGATCACGCCCTCCAGCGCGTTGCGTCCGTTCCAGGACGTCAACTGGTGCGCCGGCGCGCCACTGAAAATGTATTTCACCGCATCGATGTTCATGCAGCAGGTTCCAAAGCCCGGCGCCGGCCGCGATGTCCGCATCACCGAGTGGCTGCGCACGACAACATCCATCCCGTTAAACACGCCCGCTTCGAACATCTGCGTTTTGGCTTCCGGCGGCATGATCTCCTCGCCCGGCGTGCCGAACACCACCACGCTCCCGGGCGACTTCGTGCGCTGCAGGTACTCCGCCATGGCCAGCGCGGTGGCGATCCCCACCGGGCCTTGTGCGCTGTGCTGGTCGCCATGGAAGGGTCCCTTGGTTCCGCGCAACGCGTCATATTCAAGGATCACGCCCAGGTTGGGCCTGCCGTTGTTCCCTTTCCAGCGTCCCACGAACGCCGTTTCCAGCCCGCCAACTCCCATCTGCACCTCGAAGCCGTGCGCGCGCAGGTAGTCGGTCAACACCTGCACCGAGCGCTTCTCCTTAAATCCGATCTCCGGGTGGGTGGTGATGTCGTCGCACATGGCGAGCAGATCTTTCTCCATCAGCTCGCGGGCGCGCGCGACCACCTTGTCGCGCTCTGGATTCGGCGCAGTAAGCCTCTTCACCATGGCAGGAACGTCGAGCGACTTTTCCAGGGTCGCGATCTTCTGCACCACGTCACGCGCCGCCTCGCGCTCGGTCGCGGTTTCCTGGGCCGCGCATAGCGGACTCAACAGAGCAGCCAGAGCCAGACAGCCGATGACATGCCGCATCTTAGGAAATCTCCTCGGTGAAGTTGGCGGTAGAGCTTATCATTCGGTGGGATAAGCTAGAGTTCGATCATGTGACATGTTATCTAGAAAGGTATTATCGCAGCGCGGTGAGCGTTGCGGCCCCCTCCCCATCCCAAGACGCAGAACCAATAACTTGCGCACGGTATACCTGCAGGTAACCCACGGTAACCGTGAGGTGGCGCAGTTAACCGATAAGATAACGTTTGTGTGTGGCCGGAAGGTGATTTTGTTATCCAATAACTAAACAATGGGTTGTAAAGACACTACAACCCACGCCTCTACGTAAGGATACCCATGATTGGGGGAAGATGTCTGTGACAAGCGCGGAAAATTTGCTGTGTGTTATGTACGCTTTGCAGATTCGAGAACAGTAGTCAGAAACGACCCACCCTGTCTCGCACCGTCACTCCGTTTCGGGGTGGGCGCTTCCCGGCGAGACAAGGGTGGGGCAACCTCGACAGGAGGTGCGGCGGAAAGGGTGAGCCAGCACCCCATCCTCATATCAACCTCCCTGAAAATAGGAGGGTCCCAATTGCCGGGTTATTAAGGAAGGAGCAGCCCGTTTCGAACAAAAATCTTTTTTTGTTCTAGATTCGGAACAAGCATCGGATTTCGCAGAGTGACATGGAAACGACCTACATTCGCTAAGACGGGACAAATCTGGGGCTGGGTTCTGCCGTCCCTGCAGGACTCGGGTCTCTTAATCTTTCGAGTTTTCCCGGAC
Proteins encoded:
- a CDS encoding amino acid ABC transporter substrate-binding protein, with the translated sequence MKRTGVCLLLLFFAFCLAVQAQQTITIGFTVSKTGALNVDSLEQYNGFELWRDQVNAAGGIKAGGKSYQVKFASYDDESQSKRVQQLYSRLILEDKADFLFSPYSSPLTTSASIVSEQYGKVMLTTGAADEKTYKQGNKYLFQMFAPAAQYLETAIDALKAKDPKATVAFVYEDAAFSVAVVNPAKPYAQQQGFDVVFSEAYAPNTTDFSAILDKVTASKAKVLMGGGHYADGSTLARQLFARKAKMNMVTLLVAPDSPKWSELGDAAIGVSVPSQWEPQLSVKPQFGPTVADFNKAYTAKYNTEPSYESAGGYAAGLVLQHAIEQAGSIDSAKVAGALNGLDAITFYGRTKFSTTPSEHGLQIGHTMVIAQWQKDKSGKLIKQVIWPLANKSANHVYPIH
- a CDS encoding IS1595 family transposase, which produces MNIREATAKFKTDDDCLTYIEQMRWPDGTVRCPTCGDHNVEKYERPVTNPDRRRSKTRSEDKTNRRKWFYICRNSDCREQFSPTSGTLFADTHLPLIVWFHAIAIMLNAKRGISAMQLQRDLGIGGYKTAWYLNHRIREAMQESNPEQLGGTVEIDETYIGGRIKGKGVSYAKAQKQVVRGAVQRGGQARFRHVSNAQIETIRGFVTAHISPETENVYTDQRGVYPSALAPQFTNRHQTVNYIIAEYARGDMTANSVESAFSLRKRGVTG
- a CDS encoding peptidase dimerization domain-containing protein, translated to MRHVIGCLALAALLSPLCAAQETATEREAARDVVQKIATLEKSLDVPAMVKRLTAPNPERDKVVARARELMEKDLLAMCDDITTHPEIGFKEKRSVQVLTDYLRAHGFEVQMGVGGLETAFVGRWKGNNGRPNLGVILEYDALRGTKGPFHGDQHSAQGPVGIATALAMAEYLQRTKSPGSVVVFGTPGEEIMPPEAKTQMFEAGVFNGMDVVVRSHSVMRTSRPAPGFGTCCMNIDAVKYIFSGAPAHQLTSWNGRNALEGVIHLFNNIDAIRSSVRPETRIQGIITEGGAAPNVTPDRAVADIWVRYPDAVYVAQVKRMVDDAARGAALATGTKVKIEDYGHSRDGISVATLSELAFAYMVKYGATAVTPEPEKPEGYEETGSLSSAVPGVEVTTQTSNSSNHTYEMEADALQEIGHHGFVVDAETMTAVLFDFATHPDYRTAVKREFDTIRGLFDEYQAALRMVYTVPNVAEPK